TCATAAAGTATCAGAGTCTCCTCAAGAAAGGAGCACGAGACATTGTCATAGGTTTttccaaatcaattttgaagGCCAAACTCCCCTTTCTAACAGAAGATCTACCCATATGGGAAACAATTTCTTGAGGCAATAAAACATTATTCATCGTTTCTTTCCCTTGTAAGAAGCTACTCTGCATGAGGTCAACAATGTTGTTTAGGAAAGGACATATCATATTGACAAACACCTTAGGGCCTGTTTGGGGTGGTTTTTGGTTttaagttttgaaatttttaaaaactaaaagtagttttcaattttataaatactgtttttatttttgtggttttgagtTTTAAAATACTTGATGTTAACTTTGACGATAGCCAAGACAATGGGTGGTAGTGGTAGTGACATGGTGGTCgtggcgattatggtggtggaggtggtggtggttgcagTGGAGtcagcggtggtggtggaggtggaagtGGTGGTGTTAGAGGGTGATGGTGGTAGTGGCAGCGATAGTAGTGGTGGACAcggtgggggtggtggtggcacACGTGACAATGTGAagggtggtggaggtggcggcGTCAGTGGCAGTGGCACGGGTGGAGGATGCATGTagagatggtggtggtagtggcggcggcggtggcggaGATGGTGGCATGGGTGGAGGATGCATGTGGagattggtggtggtggaggcggcggcggtggcggagatggtggtggcggcggtggtggtgatatGGGTGGAGGATGCATGTGATGGCAgagatggtggcagtggtgatgatggtggtggcagcgacgacggtggtggtggtggcggcggtggtgatggtggtggtgaaggtagttgtggtggtgatggtggtggtggtgatatcggtgggtggtgatggtggtgaagTTACATGTTATTAAAACTAAAAACCATACACACAAAACCATATTTTGTGGTTTTGAAAAACAAGTTATAATggttttgaaaatcaataaAAACTCACTTCAGCTCCATTTTTGCCAAACAcgttttgttttcaaaattgcCTTTGGAaaccaaaaactgaaaactcGCAACCACcccaaacgggcccttagtaATCACCTTAGTAATCCCACTAAGATTCAAAACACCTCTTTTCTAAACCATTAAATATAGGGGTCCTCACATGACCATTAATAAGATAACTACTAAATAAATATGTAACTCGTATGATGTAAATCTAAAAATAAACCTTGCAATGGAAAAATCCAGAAATATTTCACATCATAAAACAATTGATCATGATACATAAACTACccaaactaaaacataaaacACAAATTCACAAACTAATATCATCCTTGGAGTTCCCCACAATGAGACTTGGTTGCCTTTTGCGGGTTCTAGAAACAGGATCCTGCTTGCTGCTCTTAAAAGGTGAAATTTCATAAAATTGGTTTTATTACAATGAAAGAGTTCATATGAACGCAACTTCTTAGATTAATTGTTGGGTAATTTAACATCACCGAATCTAGGTGGATCATCCAAGATGAACTAAGGTAGAAAATGACACCCCTTCATCGACTCAAGGTCATATTTTAAAAGGAGAAAAGTGTGTTTTATTGTATTAATATACAGTGCAAACTTTACATATCAATATATTGCATTTTAAACTCTTAAATTTTGTCATTTTTTGAGTTCCTACTTATTTTGATAAATTGTGACTGCTAATTTCATGTTTGTAGTACTGTGTTGAAGCCTACAAAGTCTAACGCCATTGGGTTGGTGAAGCTTAGTGAGAGTGAGAAAATCGTTCTCCCTAACCAGGTAAGCTTCTAAAAACGTTCCTAATTTAGTTGCTAATtatatttctttgttttttttgtttgtagAAAGGTTCATATCAAATATTtttccattattattttttattattgttatttgGAATTCAATTTTAGTTTATGCTCAATGGTGCTTTATTTTGTAAGATAATATTTTCCTCTTAAACTCatgttttttcttaattttaattttcaaatactATCAATTGTGTTCAGgatattttcatttcttttacaACATTACACAAAcatttgaaaattcaaatagaCGCACAAACACAAATGCTTGAATTAAAccaatatatagatatataaatGAGAAGCAACCATGACATTAGTTTTACAATAATGAGTTAGAAAAAAAGGTAATTCTGGTCATTTTTGTGATAACCCGGTGATTCCTGGACATATGATATAAGCCTAGCCATTGTTGTTGTGAGAACACACAAAACCTCACTTTGGTAGCTGCTTACTGTAATATAAGTTAAGGCTGAATCTCAAtatttttgtttggttgaatctctatatatataacaaaatcaacaataacaataaagaagcaaatggaaaaaaaaaaactctatttATTTGCCCCTATTACGTTGCCATAATTGTAGAACataatatttgaattttgagCTTGAACCAAATTGTTATCATTACAATTTCCTCCAAAAACTATTTAGCCGAAACATTCTGAAGTGTCTATTGTTTACACGTTGCAACAGTAATTTAATAAAGCTGCTAATTAAAAGTTCATATTTTACTTTTATCAATCTTCCAACATATTTTTCACAATAGTATACATTTaatgattaaaataattattgagGTACATAACTTTTTATTTGCATAACAAATAATGAATTGAATACTGCTTTCAAAAATAATGAATATTAATACTAATAAACATTATATAGAAATACTAGGGACTTTCAAGGTTACAGAAGAATCATAGAATCTACAAGAAAGCTAGAGATTTaatagatttaatttttttaactcaaaTAATAATTATAGTATTACCATTAAGTTATTTGTatacatatatattattttaatataattttagtaatttttttaattaaagttaTTATATTTTTGACCCCTTTAATTTGTTTCTTTCTAAATTAACTTTAATTTATCATATACATAATTGATTACAATATAATTCTCCGATGCACaaaaaataataagattaaaatATCTATCCATATCCAATGGGTGTTGATCACAGTAATTAAAAGTAGTTTTTCTGAACACTTAAGTTGAAAGTTTCTCTGAGTCTTTCGAATATAATTTGTGAGAGcaatttggtaaaaaaaaaaaaacaaatactaaTATATATTTACTTTGTCTAGTAGtaatataaactttttttttgaaaggaaaagAGATGATATACTAAGCAAAAGAGTAGTAATATAAACTTTAATTTAGTATACTAAATGTAAGACTCACGTGTTGCGCGaacatatattaatattttttagtaaaataatattttttaaaaacataaatgaaATGCTAAGAATCAtagtaaattaaaatattttttgatgtatatgaaataaataagttaaattattaattttgtcAAGATTGATAGTATCATTATTTGTAATAATTAAAAGCATAATTAGAAATAAAGCTAACAATAATTTACGCAACAAACTTAACTACTTATACTAAATAAATGTAAATTCttttaaagaaaattaattaattaataagaatttaaaaaataaaaaatataatgtaatcttttcatattattaattttactaAATACATCAATAAAAATATACATTTATAAAAATGTACATTTCATAACATATTGTGAAtattcaaacacacacacatatatatatatatatatagtaaatATGTATTATATGTTGGTTGTATAAACATGCATCATAAGTGTGTTATATAAACATGCATTATATGTTTCATGAATGAAAATACATAGATTCTATGAGATAATCTAGAAGTGTCTAGatatattttgaatttatattactttatatgttattatatattaaGGTGACTTCAAACGTGTGAAAATTGATTTCAAAGAGGGGTTTGATGAAAGGTTAACTATATCCATTCGGTCATATCTAAAAAAACAAAGTCTTATTTGAAGCTCATGTATTGAATGTTGATGAAGTTAAAAATGTTATTGAAAATGATCATTTGAAAGTTGAAAATTAAATAGGGGAGAGTGCTCCAACCGTTTAAAATTGCTTATGTGACATGAAATGAGAAGTTAGATAATGtattatttgtatttttaataagaagttaaattattataatagatttatatttactttttaattgtatttaattataATGGAAGTTACATTTAAAATACTGGTAGTCTGGTTGATGAAAGATCTTGAGGTGACAATTAAGCAAAATATGTGATGTAACTGAAGTAAATGACACATGACAACGCTGCATTTCACGCTTCTTTGTTTTTACTTGGATTTCTCTTAGTATTAGGTTGAAGTACCTGTTGTACTTTCTTTCAATACAagtttggcttataaaaaaatagataGATTAGAAATAACTATACTGTCGTATTCCATTTCTTTAGAGAAAAGAAGTTTGTGGGATGGAAGAAAAGGATAAGAGGTACAACTGTGGTGTTAAATGTTAAGAGGGTAAATAGGCTTAATGTGAAAAATCGTAACAGTTAAAAATGAAACATTAACTAACTATTGGTTTTTGGAGTTGTTATTAGTGTTATCCCCTATCTATTCATGTCGCCACTACCAAAATACCTTTAATGAATAAATATTCACCTCAACTCTGAGTGTTATCCaacacaaaattaaaactgCTTCTTCCCAACCGCCCTCTCTCAAGAGGAAACCCAATGATATTTCCCTCACCTCTGACTTTACCCCTCTTGACGAAATAACTTTTGACTTCTGAAGATTAATCTTAAGGCACGAGCTATCATAGAAAAGTTGAACGACACTAGCAAGACATTAACCTGCGACACCAAAGCTttacaaaagagaaaaacatcATCAACGAAGAACAAATGCGAAATATGGGGATCCCCATTCGATATTTGAAGAGGCTTCTAACGATCAGTGTTCACAAGACGTTGGATGTGAATAGAGAGGCGCTCCATACACAACACAAACAAATATGGAGACATCGAATCGCCCTGCCTAAGCCCCTTCCCAAGTTTGAACTTGAACTTCGGGAGGCGAGCCCCATTGTAGATCAAAGATATATGAGAGGAGGAAACACAACAAATAATTAAGTTTACGATTACACAAGGAAAGCCATAAGGGATCAAAGTCTCCCTAAGAAAGACCACGAGACGTTGTCATAGGCTTTTCGAAATCAATTTTGAATGCCAAACTTCCCTTTCTACCGAAGATATCTACTCATATGGTGAATAATTCTGTGAGGCAGGAAAACATTATTCATCGTTTCTTGCCCTTGTAAGAAAAGAAACTATTTTGTATGGGACCAACAATGTTGCTGAATCCATATCGTATTGACAAACACGTCAGTAATCACATTACATAAATCATTCTACATTACTTTTTATTCCATCAAATAGATTGAAAATTCAATTCCTattattgtgatttttttttatcttcagtGCGAGAgcaatttaataaaataaatgaaatatacTTCATTACTACAAGCTCAAAAACCCCTGAGCCCTAATTCGAAAGGAAGAAGAACAAGCAAAGCACACGCACTGAGCTCTTGCCAACTCCGGCGAGCCACCGATCGATCGCCACCGTCTTCGCCGCCGCCGGTGAGTGTGCAGTCAAATTTCAGTTACTTGTTCGGTGTAGTGAAAAACACTGCATAGAGAATGGAGAAGATGAGAATAGAAGAGGTTCAGTCCACAACGAAGAAACAGCGTGTTGCTACCCACACTCACATCAAAGGCCTCGGTCTTGAGGttccttctcttcctcttcttctcgcTTTTCAAccactttttttttctgcttTTGTGTGTTAATTATTGCAAATTTTGAACATTGGGTTTTGCTGCTGATGATGTTGCTGTTGTGTAAAAGTGATTGTAAATTTTGAATCTTTTTGTTCAGGCGAGTGGAAAAGCATTGCCTTTTGCTTCTGGGTTTGTGGGACAAGCAGAGGCAAGAGAAGCATGTGGTCTTGTGGTTGATATGATACGTCAGAAGAAGATGGCTGGCCGTGCACTTCTCCTTGCCGGGCCGCCGGGAACCGGCAAGACGGCTTTAGCACTCGGGATATGTCAGGAGCTTGGGACTAAGGTTCCTTTTTGCCCAATGGTTGGATCAGAAGTGTACTCATCTGAAGTGAAGAAGACTGAGGTTCTTATGGAAAATTTTAGAAGGGCTATTGGTCTGCGGATTAAGGAAAATAAGGAAGTGTATGAAGGGGAGGTGAGTTCATTGTAATTCCCTTGTTGAAACTGGGATTACATTGTTAATGTTAATGTGGGTTGCTTTTGGAAGAATTTATTTGAGTTCATGTTATAGGATAAGAGTGTCTCGAAAGAGCTAATGTAAATAGTTTATGACATCTAATATCTATTAGctcttttgagcttattttcataaactcCTTGaatcataagctaatttgagctTATTTATTGAGCTTCTCAAACAAACTTATGGATAAACGCTAAGTTGTTTACACAAACATACTCTTGATCACTTTATCTTCTGCTTGTTATTTTTGATATCGAGTTTTCTGATATTTTGCTGCTCTTGTGGAAGGTAACCGAGCTCTCTCCGGAAGAGACTGAGAGTGTTACGGGTGGTTATGGCAAAAGTATTAGCCATGTGATAATTGGATTAAAGACTGTGAAAGGAACCAAGCAACTCAAGTTGGACCCTACCATATATGATGCCTTGATTAAGGAAAAGGTGAGGGCTTTCCTCTTACTGTCATCTTTCTCTGTGTGTGTGTGATCCTAGGTGTAACAAGTTATGCCTTGTTTTAAAGCTATATAATATTTGTGTATATTTTCTGATGTTTTGATGTGGGATTTATGTACAATATGCAGGTAGCTGTTGGGGATGTTATATATATTGAGGCAAATAGTGGGGCTGTGAAAAGGGTGGGCCGGAGTGATGCTTTTGCTACCGAGTTTGACCTTGAAGCAGAGGAATATGTTCCACTTCCTAAAGGAGAGGTTCATAAAAAGAAGGAGATTGTTCAGGTATTTGATTAGAAGACCAATTTTATATGCATGAAACACCTCTAAAGATTTTCTAATTTagtataattattaaatttgaatccCTTGTGATCAGTCTTACTAGAAACTTATATTGATGTTAAGTTCCATTTCAAGTTGACCTGTCACTGGCTTCATGTAGATGATAACATCTTCACATATAGTCTGTTTAGTTGATCCTTTGATTGGTTCCAATTCAGCATTTTGTGTGTGTATACTGAGAATTTAAGCATTTCTAGGAACTTATATTTGACCATTGAAATGAATTTTTTCATCTGCATTATAGAGGAACATGTTTGGTGGAAATACATCAATTAAATTACCCGAAGAATTAAGATGTTGCTCTGTAAAGCTTCTGAATTTAAGTTGGAGTAGCATCTACTTTTTCTTAGTTCATTCTGTCGTGATTGGACTTGCTGGGGACATCATAATATTATTCTTCCAGACTTTAATTTATAGGACTCAAATCTTTTGGACTTGTTTTCAAGATACTAAAACATTGTGCTTAACGGTTTGAAAATAGTTGGAGGCTTGGACTCTGCTAGAATGTCTTTTAGATAGTGGGTATACTTTACTGATTTCTTACTATGATTTTGATCGTCTTTATTTTCAAAGGACGTAACCCTACATGATCTGGATGCTGCGAATGCACGACCTCAAGGAGGGCAGGATATTCTGTCTCTTATGGGTCAGATGATGAAACCCAGGAAAACAGAAATCACCGACAAGTTGAGACAAGAAATAAATAAGGTACTGTCATAACCTGTGATGCATGTTTGTAATTTTTGGTTTCATAACTTTTGGGGGGAAATTAGGGGCCTGAAAGTGAGCTTTTTAACTTCCTCAATTTTTATCAATTGTTCTTGGATGTATTACTTATTCTTTCATATGTTTTCTGCATTAAGTTGAAATCGGCAATTGATGAAGTCATACTTGTGATCCTGAAAAGTGAAAAcccaatgaaaagaaaaagagagaaaatacgAAAACAGGAGGATAGCTGACATGTTTACTACTATTTTTATGTTGGTGTCAGGTTGTCAATCGATATATTGATGAAGGTGTAGCAGAGCTTGTTCCAGGAGTTCTGTTTATTGATGAGGTGACTTTTTCACTAACTTTCTCCCTAATTATTGTCTGCAATGGCTTTTAATTATTCAAGTTTTTATGCTTTTTTACAGGTGCATATGCTAGATATGGAGTGTTTTTCCTATCTGAATCGTGCTCTAGAGAGCTCCCTATCTCCCATAGTAATCTTTGCTACAAATAGAGGAATTTGCAACGTAAGGTATGATTAAAACTGGTGTTGGTCATAAAGAAGTTTCAGTCCAATGGTAAATTTGAAGAAATCAAATGAATGAAGTGCTTAAATATGGTTATACTGATATGGTTCCATTTTCATTCATTTCATCATTCTTATATTTCAGTACTAACTTCCCTTATTTTGATGCAGAGGGACTGATATGGCCAGTCCTCATGGCATACCCGTTGACCTGTTGGATCGGTTGGTGATCATTCGAACACAAATCTATGGTCCTGCTGAGATGATACAGGTAATGGATTATCATTTTTTCCAAGTCGCATTCCAATATGTCAAAGTCATATGTGTTTTCAATGTGCTAATGTACACTTTTTACATACGGCACAGATTCTAGCTATCCGTGCTCAAGTAGAGGAACTAGTTGTGGATGAAGAAAGTTTAGCTTTCCTTGGAGAGATTGGACAAAGGACATCTTTAAGGTCTGCATTCTAGATTTTGGCTATTCTCTGATGTCAGTCTTTCCTATGTTTACTTATATTAGTTGCTTGTTTCAGGCACGCGGTTCAGCTTTTATCACCTGCCAGCATTGT
This is a stretch of genomic DNA from Lotus japonicus ecotype B-129 chromosome 1, LjGifu_v1.2. It encodes these proteins:
- the LOC130733001 gene encoding ruvB-like protein 1; its protein translation is MEKMRIEEVQSTTKKQRVATHTHIKGLGLEASGKALPFASGFVGQAEAREACGLVVDMIRQKKMAGRALLLAGPPGTGKTALALGICQELGTKVPFCPMVGSEVYSSEVKKTEVLMENFRRAIGLRIKENKEVYEGEVTELSPEETESVTGGYGKSISHVIIGLKTVKGTKQLKLDPTIYDALIKEKVAVGDVIYIEANSGAVKRVGRSDAFATEFDLEAEEYVPLPKGEVHKKKEIVQDVTLHDLDAANARPQGGQDILSLMGQMMKPRKTEITDKLRQEINKVVNRYIDEGVAELVPGVLFIDEVHMLDMECFSYLNRALESSLSPIVIFATNRGICNVRGTDMASPHGIPVDLLDRLVIIRTQIYGPAEMIQILAIRAQVEELVVDEESLAFLGEIGQRTSLRHAVQLLSPASIVAKMNGRDNICKADLDEVCSLYLDAKSSAKLLQEQQEKYIT